From one Saccharomyces cerevisiae S288C chromosome XVI, complete sequence genomic stretch:
- a CDS encoding uncharacterized protein (Putative membrane protein; YPR071W is not an essential gene; YPR071W has a paralog, YIL029C, that arose from a single-locus duplication) has product MQNGTEDKSNIPARSNDDVLPPLAVRLTMKVMRLIFIGKMFAYSFVPFPPFKLLTFDNTVGWFVAYSAIVSIWGFAVWMERGYRHKINLLPPRCTKIRCSRCNTRIRSPNWFKYKNWLYFFLLYVSLTTSNLIIQLASFMTEMSRRGISVPGTKDPGKRDYLGLIIPMRFIGAFIHYMTANLFKEYYLHNGPLEKNDRPSTDEKTSENETL; this is encoded by the coding sequence ATGCAAAACGGCACAGAAGACAAAAGCAATATTCCTGCTCGTAGTAATGATGATGTATTGCCGCCGTTAGCCGTCAGACTTACTATGAAAGTAATGCGATTAATTTTCATCGGAAAAATGTTTGCATATTCATTTGTACCCTTTCCCCCATTTAAACTTTTGACATTTGATAATACTGTGGGCTGGTTCGTAGCATATTCAGCGATCGTTTCTATTTGGGGGTTTGCTGTGTGGATGGAAAGAGGATATAGACATAAGATTAATCTACTGCCTCCAAGATGTACGAAGATAAGATGCTCTCGCTGCAATACAAGAATAAGATCCCCCAATTGGTTCAAATATAAGAATTGgttatattttttcctATTATACGTTTCTCTAACCACTTCTAACTTAATAATTCAACTGGCCTCTTTTATGACAGAAATGAGTCGTCGGGGTATAAGCGTTCCTGGAACGAAGGATCCAGGCAAGAGAGATTATTTAGGGCTTATCATACCAATGCGATTCATTGGTGCATTTATCCATTACATGACGGCTAATTTATTCAAAGAGTATTATTTACATAACGGCCCACTAGAAAAGAATGATAGACCTTCTACCGATGAGAAGACATCAGAGAATGAAACGCTATAG
- the TEF1 gene encoding translation elongation factor EF-1 alpha (Translational elongation factor EF-1 alpha; GTP-bound active form, binds to and delivers aminoacylated tRNA to the A-site of ribosomes for elongation of nascent polypeptides; moonlighting function as an actin binding and bundling protein; association with GTPase Rho1p on the vacuolar membrane may facilitate F-actin remodeling; involved in tRNA re-export from the nucleus): protein MGKEKSHINVVVIGHVDSGKSTTTGHLIYKCGGIDKRTIEKFEKEAAELGKGSFKYAWVLDKLKAERERGITIDIALWKFETPKYQVTVIDAPGHRDFIKNMITGTSQADCAILIIAGGVGEFEAGISKDGQTREHALLAFTLGVRQLIVAVNKMDSVKWDESRFQEIVKETSNFIKKVGYNPKTVPFVPISGWNGDNMIEATTNAPWYKGWEKETKAGVVKGKTLLEAIDAIEQPSRPTDKPLRLPLQDVYKIGGIGTVPVGRVETGVIKPGMVVTFAPAGVTTEVKSVEMHHEQLEQGVPGDNVGFNVKNVSVKEIRRGNVCGDAKNDPPKGCASFNATVIVLNHPGQISAGYSPVLDCHTAHIACRFDELLEKNDRRSGKKLEDHPKFLKSGDAALVKFVPSKPMCVEAFSEYPPLGRFAVRDMRQTVAVGVIKSVDKTEKAAKVTKAAQKAAKK from the coding sequence ATGGGTAAAGAGAAGTCTCACATTAACGTTGTCGTTATCGGTCATGTCGATTCTGGTAAGTCTACCACTACCGGTCATTTGATTTACAAGTGTGGTGGTATTGACAAGAGAACCATCGAAAAGTTCGAAAAGGAAGCCGCTGAATTAGGTAAGGGTTCTTTCAAGTACGCTTGGGTTTTGGACAAGTTAAAGGctgaaagagaaagaggTATCACTATCGATATTGCTTTGTGGAAGTTCGAAACTCCAAAGTACCAAGTTACCGTTATTGATGCTCCAGGTCACAGAGATTTCATCAAGAACATGATTACTGGTACTTCTCAAGCTGACTGTGCTATCTTGATTATTGCTGGTGGTGTCGGTGAATTCGAAGCCGGTATCTCTAAGGATGGTCAAACCAGAGAACACGCTTTGTTGGCTTTCACCTTGGGTGTTAGACAATTGATTGTTGCTGTCAACAAGATGGACTCCGTCAAATGGGACGAATCCAGATTCCAAGAAATTGTCAAGGAAACCTCCAACTTTATCAAGAAGGTTGGTTACAACCCAAAGACTGTTCCATTCGTCCCAATCTCTGGTTGGAACGGTGACAACATGATTGAAGCTACCACCAACGCTCCATGGTACAAGGGTTGGGAAAAGGAAACCAAGGCCGGTGTCGTCAAGGGTAAGACTTTGTTGGAAGCCATTGACGCCATTGAACAACCATCTAGACCAACTGACAAGCCATTGAGATTGCCATTGCAAGATGTTTACAAGATTGGTGGTATTGGTACTGTGCCAGTCGGTAGAGTTGAAACCGGTGTCATCAAGCCAGGTATGGTTGTTACTTTTGCCCCAGCTGGTGTTACCACTGAAGTCAAGTCCGTTGAAATGCATCACGAACAATTGGAACAAGGTGTTCCAGGTGACAACGTTGGTTTCAACGTCAAGAACGTTTCCGTTAAGGAAATCAGAAGAGGTAACGTCTGTGGTGACGCTAAGAACGATCCACCAAAGGGTTGCGCTTCTTTCAACGCTACCGTCATTGTTTTGAACCATCCAGGTCAAATCTCTGCTGGTTACTCTCCAGTTTTGGATTGTCACACTGCTCACATTGCTTGTAGATTCGACGAATTGTTGGAAAAGAACGACAGAAGATCTGGTAAGAAGTTGGAAGACCATCCAAAGTTCTTGAAGTCCGGTGACGCTGCTTTGGTCAAGTTCGTTCCATCTAAGCCAATGTGTGTTGAAGCTTTCAGTGAATACCCACCATTAGGTAGATTCGCTGTCAGAGACATGAGACAAACTGTCGCTGTCGGTGTTATCAAGTCTGTTGACAAGACTGAAAAGGCCGCTAAGGTTACCAAGGCTGCTCAAAAGGCTGCTAAGAAATAA
- the MRL1 gene encoding Mrl1p (Membrane protein; has similarity to mammalian mannose-6-phosphate receptors; possibly functions as a sorting receptor in the delivery of vacuolar hydrolases; protein abundance increases in response to DNA replication stress) — MLKRSSLIYLSCVLIITIPILLHVYNGPGLSHEANEHRASHKQKRTLANPDKPKSENDEDLFCAVTNPVTGSYIDLSQLSSTPNKLREGQKQISGNNKHESSKTKWSVRGWGYDTNFTLGICSSPVGEAESQQLSNLTGAFYVDQLNENNLVSIGDFSTRPALVGGSTAKKLTLKYENGSMCPNGKDKKATLLNFVCDKEIQSKAQISYIGNLHNCSYFFEVRSIHACPTSNKKNEVNVLGIFIGIFAIFFLVEFAGRRWIYAKLNRHLKNDDELHDISPSLNEQPHWDLIEDGSRWSKFFNGIIKTTRRFTKSLMRSLVRGRNSRQGGIRLRSSPSASSSSLANREFFRDMEAQNEIIDSLDINSHTTESDHPTLADNSV, encoded by the coding sequence ATGTTGAAACGATCATCTCTAATATATCTATCATGTGTCCTAATCATTACCATACCAATACTTTTGCATGTATACAATGGTCCAGGACTGTCCCATGAAGCCAATGAACATAGGGCTTCTCACAAGCAAAAAAGAACGTTAGCAAATCCGGATAAACCCAAAAGCGAAAACGATGAAGATCTATTTTGTGCGGTAACCAACCCAGTCACCGGATCATACATAGATCTATCACAGCTATCTTCAACTCCCAACAAATTAAGGGAGGGCCAAAAACAGATTTCTGGCAATAACAAGCATGAATCCTCCAAGACGAAGTGGTCAGTGAGAGGTTGGGGCTACGATACAAACTTCACGTTAGGCATCTGCTCTAGTCCTGTCGGAGAAGCTGAGTCGCAACAACTGTCCAATCTAACGGGCGCTTTTTACGTAGACCAGTTGAACGAAAATAATTTAGTATCGATTGGAGACTTCAGTACAAGGCCTGCGTTAGTCGGCGGCTCTACTGCCAAGAAATTAACTCTCAAATACGAAAACGGCTCTATGTGCCCGAACGGGAAGGACAAGAAGGCaactttattgaattttgtCTGCgataaagaaattcaatCAAAGGCCCAGATATCATACATTGGAAACCTACACAATTGCTCGTATTTCTTCGAAGTCCGCAGCATTCATGCGTGCCCCACctcaaacaaaaagaatgaagtTAACGTTTTGGGTATCTTCATCGGTATCTTCGCtatattctttttagtCGAATTTGCGGGGAGAAGATGGATCTATGCTAAACTAAATAGGCATTTGAAAAACGACGACGAGTTACACGACATATCGCCATCTTTAAATGAGCAACCACACTGGGACCTCATAGAGGACGGGTCTCGCTGGagtaaatttttcaacggGATAATTAAGACGACAAGAAGGTTCACGAAATCTTTAATGAGGTCTTTAGTCAGAGGCAGGAACAGCCGTCAAGGGGGCATAAGACTACGGTCATCCCCATCTGCCTCTTCGTCCAGCCTTGCCAACAGGGAGTTCTTCAGAGACATGGAGGCTCAAAACGAAATTATTGACAGCCTAGACATCAATAGTCATACAACAGAAAGCGACCACCCAACTTTGGCTGATAATAGCGTATAA
- the LTP1 gene encoding tyrosine protein phosphatase LTP1 (Protein phosphotyrosine phosphatase of unknown cellular role; activated by adenine) — translation MTIEKPKISVAFICLGNFCRSPMAEAIFKHEVEKANLENRFNKIDSFGTSNYHVGESPDHRTVSICKQHGVKINHKGKQIKTKHFDEYDYIIGMDESNINNLKKIQPEGSKAKVCLFGDWNTNDGTVQTIIEDPWYGDIQDFEYNFKQITYFSKQFLKKEL, via the coding sequence ATGacaattgaaaaaccaaaaatatCGGTCGCATTCATTTGTTTGGGTAACTTCTGTAGATCACCAATGGCGGAAGCCATTTTCAAACATGAAGTCGAAAAGGCTAATCTAGAAAATCGATTCAACAAGATTGATTCATTTGGCACTTCTAATTATCATGTGGGGGAAAGCCCTGATCATCGTACAGTGTCCATTTGTAAGCAACATGGCGTCAAGATTAATCATAAAGGGAAACAAATAAAGACCAAACACTTCGATGAATATGACTATATAATCGGTATGGATGAATCCAACATTAATAacctaaaaaaaatacaaccTGAAGGTTCTAAAGCTAAAGTTTGCCTTTTTGGTGATTGGAATACTAATGATGGCACTGTGCAGACCATTATTGAAGATCCTTGGTATGGTGACATACAAGATTTCGAGTACAACTTCAAACAAATCACCTATTTCTCCAAAcagtttttaaaaaaagagttaTAA
- a CDS encoding uncharacterized protein (hypothetical protein; possible role in DNA metabolism and/or in genome stability; expression is heat-inducible): MQTISGVLPTVLSPSELRSDDERTFQFDEEAEITTHLTESEDLRRLINETAQLGVRVDHIHDKTDQEIARLEKVIKEVTESDTFFRSCSGWFKTNKNFSDSESSSNTQLKSLSQLHGRYDRDWRQRLNKWFRKNKSKLALPSDNNLEEVNDDKVYGYGEDLMERGKTPYFSDIDDFMNGLNIISPLTPDDFENDDTLVKIDETCQIHSASEPEKTSISPTFGKNIKKELVTDDTESIISGPPLQENKKTLLKYRYVRTSLDMLGSEKSSSKNNSGGMFRIFHKSANFGDKNQENVPRVWDTLRNNLGREIYLLQGRFKKWTTKHQNLKKGQPCKDEDAVTVPLPSSDPGKETQLETKLCFVPEPGDQPLVQA, encoded by the coding sequence ATGCAAACGATTTCTGGAGTCTTACCAACAGTATTAAGCCCCTCAGAGCTTAGGTCTGATGATGAACGAACCTTCCAGTTTGAcgaagaagctgaaataACAACGCATTTGACTGAAAGCGAAGATTTACGAAGGTTAATCAATGAGACTGCACAATTAGGTGTCAGAGTTGATCATATTCACGATAAAACTGACCAAGAAATTGCCAGGCTGGAAAAAGTGATTAAAGAAGTTACTGAAAGTGATACTTTTTTCCGATCTTGTTCTGGCTGGTTTAAAACCAATAAGAATTTTTCTGACAGTGAAAGCAGTTCAAATACGCAGCTGAAGAGTCTTTCTCAATTGCATGGCCGCTATGATCGTGATTGGAGACAGAGGTTGAATAAGTGgtttagaaaaaataagagTAAATTAGCCCTACCATCTGATAATAATCTGGAAGAGGTAAACGATGATAAAGTATATGGATATGGAGAGGACTTGATGGAACGGGGCAAGACACCATATTTTAgtgatattgatgattttatGAATGGATTGAATATTATATCACCCTTAACACCTGacgattttgaaaatgacgATACATTAGttaaaattgatgaaaccTGCCAAATTCACTCCGCTTCTGAACCTGAGAAGACCTCCATAAGTCCCACATTTGggaaaaatatcaaaaaggAGCTAGTAACTGATGATACGGAAAGCATTATTAGCGGGCCTCCTTTGcaagagaataaaaagacTCTTTTGAAATACCGATATGTCAGGACTTCTCTTGATATGCTCGGCTCTGAAAAGAGTAGTTCTAAAAATAACAGCGGTGGTATGTTCCGTATTTTCCATAAGAGTGCTAATTTTGGCGacaaaaatcaagaaaacgTGCCACGAGTGTGGGACACACTTAGAAATAATTTGGGAAGGGAAATTTATCTTTTGCAAGgaagattcaaaaaatggacTACAAAGCATCAAAATCTTAAGAAGGGCCAACCTTGTAAAGATGAAGACGCCGTTACCGTTCCCTTACCATCATCTGATCCGGGAAAGGAAACACAGTTGGAAACTAAACTCTGTTTTGTGCCCGAACCAGGTGATCAGCCTTTGGTACAAGCATAA
- the OPY2 gene encoding Opy2p (Integral membrane protein that acts as a membrane anchor for Ste50p; involved in the signaling branch of the high-osmolarity glycerol (HOG) pathway and as a regulator of the filamentous growth pathway; overproduction blocks cell cycle arrest in the presence of mating pheromone; relocalizes from vacuole to plasma membrane upon DNA replication stress) has translation MSSSSKASASSSLSSTATSSTSATRGSDGCVVCDSTASCPVCASGEYCVMTSLTCDKCPSTYCAKQSDSQLSSLSSSSSSSSSSNSNEKTSLIVGFTVGIVGGAMLIALVALYFINKRYWKPKRQKNKALKLEEASQSYGNEEEYFDDEDDDDEDDEDDGGMRKDESHTLFNTSLVPPTLNVPGNRSSASTTRTRASNILPIAYIPGVTSGLSTDKLQSKLRSSSKRQNAAGDIRSHITLGSSILDGLDDEDDEHNQVLNKDADDNLITAIRAKPKLVQIAEEESDKEIQDLDVIEEQTEADDLSHMAKSEASHGNNDEDDDEEGSFILDLEIPESIRESTQGSRTESPFEDKFEIHDER, from the coding sequence atgtcGAGCTCCTCCAAGGCTTCTGCAAGTTCATCCTTGTCAAGCACAGCCACCTCTTCAACTTCTGCAACTAGAGGCAGCGACGGATGTGTTGTTTGCGATTCAACTGCATCATGCCCTGTTTGCGCTTCAGGAGAATATTGTGTTATGACTTCATTAACATGTGACAAGTGCCCATCCACATACTGTGCGAAACAGTCCGATTCACAACTGAGTAGTTTATCTTCCTCCTCCTCTAGTTCTAGTTCCAGTAATTCAAATGAGAAAACCTCGTTGATTGTGGGGTTCACCGTGGGTATTGTAGGTGGTGCGATGCTTATTGCCTTGGTGGCGTTGTATTTCATCAACAAGAGATATTGGAAGCCcaaaaggcaaaaaaataaagctttgaaattggaagAGGCATCGCAAAGTTACGGGAATGAAGAGGAATACTTCgacgatgaagacgatgatgatgaagacgatgagGATGATGGCGGTATGAGAAAAGATGAAAGTCACACCCTGTTCAATACGTCACTGGTACCTCCAACTCTCAACGTGCCGGGAAACAGAAGTTCAGCATCTACCACTCGTACAAGGGCTTCTAATATTTTGCCTATTGCCTACATTCCTGGTGTGACAAGCGGTTTGAGTACCGACAAACTGCAATCAAAACTACGCTCGAGCTCTAAGAGACAAAATGCAGCTGGTGATATCAGGTCACATATAACCTTAGGTTCTTCCATCTTGGATGGTCTggatgacgaagatgacgaGCATAACCAGGTACTCAATAAGGACGCAGACGATAACCTCATAACTGCTATTCGTGCTAAACCTAAACTGGTTCAAATCGCAGAGGAAGAGAGTGATAAGGAGATTCAGGACTTGGATGTCATTGAAGAACAGACAGAGGCGGATGATCTTTCACACATGGCAAAAAGCGAGGCAAGCCATGGTAATAACgacgaagatgacgatgaagaaggaaGTTTTATACTGGACTTGGAAATTCCAGAATCGATACGCGAGAGCACCCAGGGCAGTCGCACTGAGAGCCCGTTTGAGGACAAGTTCGAAATACACGATGAACGATAA
- the TKL1 gene encoding transketolase TKL1 (Transketolase; catalyzes conversion of xylulose-5-phosphate and ribose-5-phosphate to sedoheptulose-7-phosphate and glyceraldehyde-3-phosphate in the pentose phosphate pathway; needed for synthesis of aromatic amino acids; TKL1 has a paralog, TKL2, that arose from the whole genome duplication) encodes MTQFTDIDKLAVSTIRILAVDTVSKANSGHPGAPLGMAPAAHVLWSQMRMNPTNPDWINRDRFVLSNGHAVALLYSMLHLTGYDLSIEDLKQFRQLGSRTPGHPEFELPGVEVTTGPLGQGISNAVGMAMAQANLAATYNKPGFTLSDNYTYVFLGDGCLQEGISSEASSLAGHLKLGNLIAIYDDNKITIDGATSISFDEDVAKRYEAYGWEVLYVENGNEDLAGIAKAIAQAKLSKDKPTLIKMTTTIGYGSLHAGSHSVHGAPLKADDVKQLKSKFGFNPDKSFVVPQEVYDHYQKTILKPGVEANNKWNKLFSEYQKKFPELGAELARRLSGQLPANWESKLPTYTAKDSAVATRKLSETVLEDVYNQLPELIGGSADLTPSNLTRWKEALDFQPPSSGSGNYSGRYIRYGIREHAMGAIMNGISAFGANYKPYGGTFLNFVSYAAGAVRLSALSGHPVIWVATHDSIGVGEDGPTHQPIETLAHFRSLPNIQVWRPADGNEVSAAYKNSLESKHTPSIIALSRQNLPQLEGSSIESASKGGYVLQDVANPDIILVATGSEVSLSVEAAKTLAAKNIKARVVSLPDFFTFDKQPLEYRLSVLPDNVPIMSVEVLATTCWGKYAHQSFGIDRFGASGKAPEVFKFFGFTPEGVAERAQKTIAFYKGDKLISPLKKAF; translated from the coding sequence ATGACTCAATTCACTGACATTGATAAGCTAGCCGTCTCCACCATAAGAATTTTGGCTGTGGACACCGTATCCAAGGCCAACTCAGGTCACCCAGGTGCTCCATTGGGTATGGCACCAGCTGCACACGTTCTATGGAGTCAAATGCGCATGAACCCAACCAACCCAGACTGGATCAACAGAGATAGATTTGTCTTGTCTAACGGTCACGCGGTCGCTTTGTTGTATTCTATGCTACATTTGACTGGTTACGATCTGTCTATTGAAGACTTGAAACAGTTCAGACAGTTGGGTTCCAGAACACCAGGTCATCCTGAATTTGAGTTGCCAGGTGTTGAAGTTACTACCGGTCCATTAGGTCAAGGTATCTCCAACGCTGTTGGTATGGCCATGGCTCAAGCTAACCTGGCTGCCACTTACAACAAGCCGGGCTTTACCTTGTCTGACAACTACACCTATGTTTTCTTGGGTGACGGTTGTTTGCAAGAAGGTATTTCTTCAGAAGCTTCCTCCTTGGCTGGTCATTTGAAATTGGGTAACTTGATTGCCATCTACGATGACAACAAGATCACTATCGATGGTGCTACCAGTATCTCATTCGATGAAGATGTTGCTAAGAGATACGAAGCCTACGGTTGGGAAGTTTTGTACGTAGAAAATGGTAACGAAGATCTAGCCGGTATTGCCAAGGCTATTGCTCAAGCTAAGTTATCCAAGGACAAACCAACTTTGATCAAAATGACCACAACCATTGGTTACGGTTCCTTGCATGCCGGCTCTCACTCTGTGCACGGTGCCCCATTGAAAGCAGATGATGTTAAACAACTAAAGAGCAAATTCGGTTTCAACCCAGACAAGTCCTTTGTTGTTCCACAAGAAGTTTACGACCACTACCAAAAGACAATTTTAAAGCCAGGTGTCGAAGCCAACAACAAGTGGAACAAGTTGTTCAGCGAAtaccaaaagaaattccCAGAATTAGGTGCTGAATTGGCTAGAAGATTGAGCGGCCAACTACCCGCAAATTGGGAATCTAAGTTGCCAACTTACACCGCCAAGGACTCTGCCGTGGCCACTAGAAAATTATCAGAAACTGTTCTTGAGGATGTTTACAATCAATTGCCAGAGTTGATTGGTGGTTCTGCCGATTTAACACCTTCTAACTTGACCAGATGGAAGGAAGCCCTTGACTTCCAACCTCCTTCTTCCGGTTCAGGTAACTACTCTGGTAGATACATTAGGTACGGTATTAGAGAACACGCTATGGGTGCCATAATGAACGGTATTTCAGCTTTCGGTGCCAACTACAAACCATACGGTGGTACTTTCTTGAACTTCGTTTCTTATGCTGCTGGTGCCGTTAGATTGTCCGCTTTGTCTGGCCACCCAGTTATTTGGGTTGCTACACATGACTCTATCGGTGTCGGTGAAGATGGTCCAACACATCAACCTATTGAAACTTTAGCACACTTCAGATCCCTACCAAACATTCAAGTTTGGAGACCAGCTGATGGTAACGAAGTTTCTGCCGCCTACAAGAACTCTTTAGAATCCAAGCATACTCCAAGTATCATTGCTTTGTCCAGACAAAACTTGCCACAATTGGAAGGTAGCTCTATTGAAAGCGCTTCTAAGGGTGGTTACGTACTACAAGATGTTGCTAACCCAGATATTATTTTAGTGGCTACTGGTTCCGAAGTGTCTTTGAGTGTTGAAGCTGCTAAGACTTTGGCCGCAAAGAACATCAAGGCTCGTGTTGTTTCTCTACCAGATTTCTTCACTTTTGACAAACAACCCCTAGAATACAGACTATCAGTCTTACCAGACAACGTTCCAATCATGTCTGTTGAAGTTTTGGCTACCACATGTTGGGGCAAATACGCTCATCAATCCTTCGGTATTGACAGATTTGGTGCCTCCGGTAAGGCACCAGAAGTCTTCAAGTTCTTCGGTTTCACCCCAGAAGGTGTTGCTGAAAGAGCTCAAAAGACCATTGCATTCTATAAGGGTGACAAGCTAATTTctcctttgaaaaaagctTTCTAA
- the NOT5 gene encoding CCR4-NOT core subunit NOT5 (Component of the CCR4-NOT core complex, involved in mRNA decapping; involved intranscription initiation and elongation and in mRNA degradation; conserved lysine in human homolog of Not5p and Not3p is mutated in cancers) codes for MSQRKLQQDIDKLLKKVKEGIEDFDDIYEKFQSTDPSNSSHREKLESDLKREIKKLQKHRDQIKTWLSKEDVKDKQSVLMTNRRLIENGMERFKSVEKLMKTKQFSKEALTNPDIIKDPKELKKRDQVLFIHDCLDELQKQLEQYEAQENEEQTERHEFHIANLENILKKLQNNEMDPEPVEEFQDDIKYYVENNDDPDFIEYDTIYEDMGCEIQPSSSNNEAPKEGNNQTSLSSIRSSKKQERSPKKKAPQRDVSISDRATTPIAPGVESASQSISSTPTPVSTDTPLHTVKDDSIKFDNSTLGTPTTHVSMKKKESENDSEQQLNFPPDRTDEIRKTIQHDVETNAAFQNPLFNDELKYWLDSKRYLMQPLQEMSPKMVSQLESSLLNCPDSLDADSPCLYTKPLSLPHPTSIFFPNEPIRFVYPYDVPLNLTNNENDTDNKFGKDSKAKSKKDDDIYSRTSLARIFMKFDLDTLFFIFYHYQGSYEQFLAARELFKNRNWLFNKVDRCWYYKEIEKLPPGMGKSEEESWRYFDYKKSWLARRCGNDFVYNEEDFEKL; via the coding sequence ATGTCTCAAAGAAAGCTACAACAGGATATCGATaagcttttgaagaaggtgaAGGAAGGTATTGAAGACTTCGATGACATATacgaaaaatttcagtCAACAGACCCCTCCAATTCTTCGCATAGAGAAAAACTGGAATCTGACttaaaaagagaaatcaAGAAGCTGCAAAAACATAGGGATCAAATAAAAACATGGCTCAGCAAAGAAGATGTAAAGGATAAGCAAAGTGTTCTGATGACTAATAGGAGGTTGATTGAAAATGGCATGGAAAGATTTAAGTCCGTGGAGAAGCTAATGAAGACAAAACAGTTTTCAAAGGAGGCTTTAACAAATCCAGATATAATCAAAGACCCTAAAGaactcaaaaaaagagatcAGGTCTTATTTATTCACGATTGTTTAGATGAGCTACAAAAGCAATTGGAACAGTATGAGgctcaagaaaatgaagaacaaaCAGAAAGACACGAATTTCACATCGCCAACCTAGAGaatatcttgaaaaaacttcAGAATAATGAAATGGACCCAGAGCCCGTAGAAGAATTCCAAGACGATATAAAGTACTATGTAGAAAATAACGATGATCCCGATTTCATTGAATACGATACAATTTATGAGGACATGGGTTGCGAAATACAACCTTCATCAAGTAATAATGAGGCTCCAAAAGAAGGAAACAATCAAACTTCTTTATCTAGCATTCGCtcatcaaaaaaacaagaacgttctccaaagaaaaaagctCCGCAGAGGGATGTTTCTATATCAGACAGGGCGACGACTCCAATCGCGCCAGGTGTAGAATCAGCCTCGCAATCTATATCTTCTACGCCAACACCTGTGTCAACTGATACGCCATTGCATACAGTGAAAGAtgattcaataaaattCGATAATTCTACCCTTGGTACACCAACTACACATGTGTctatgaaaaagaaggaatCGGAAAACGACTCGGAGCAACAACTAAATTTCCCACCGGATAGAACTGATGAAATTCGAAAAACCATCCAGCACGATGTAGAGACGAATGCagcttttcaaaatccCTTATTCAACGACGAATTAAAATACTGGTTAGACTCGAAAAGGTACTTAATGCAACCTCTTCAAGAAATGTCACCAAAGATGGTATCGCAATTAGAATCTTCGCTATTGAATTGTCCAGATTCTCTAGATGCCGATTCGCCATGTCTATACACCAAACCATTATCTTTGCCTCACCCAACGTCAATCTTTTTTCCCAATGAACCAATTCGATTTGTTTATCCGTACGATGTACCTTTAAATTTAAcgaataatgaaaatgatacTGACAATAAGTTCGGTAAAGATAGTAAAGCAAAATCTAAgaaagatgatgatatcTATTCCAGAACCTCACTAGCCAGAATATTTATGAAATTTGATCTTgatactttatttttcatattctaTCATTACCAAGGATCATATGAACAGTTTTTAGCTGCTAGAGaactttttaaaaatagaaacTGGCTATTCAACAAGGTAGATCGCTGCTGGTATTATAAAGAAATCGAAAAGTTACCACCAGGAATGGGCAAATCTGAGGAGGAATCATGGAGATACTTtgattataaaaaaagttggTTAGCGAGACGTTGCGGTAACGACTTCGTatataatgaagaagatttcgAAAAACTGTAA